The proteins below come from a single Bacteroidales bacterium WCE2004 genomic window:
- a CDS encoding capsular exopolysaccharide family: MKTAPRKVTRNEQVNLVDLFYYLIGNWYWFLLCVLLALGVAYYRYSRMPFVYSSGVTAIIKNPGDELRTARLETYDQMINKVSVTNEQLQLRSLTIMTEVVKALDADVNYLDRIKFRDVELYTSQSPVRMAFNREKSDPGSVSVTVIPEDAGHIRLQTSAGSQLVALGDTVALGRGKVVFLPTARYSPDQYGQSIRIQKIPVNWAAQAYISRLSIAHDKQILTLVEQDYNAQRAADIINMLVVKYNEAAIREKNRVAVHTEDFINERLAIIEEELGGVEGELARFKSSNKIMDVDYTANMYLGDSRGYNAEIVAVETKLALSNYLKDHVVSGAESYRLIPGNMGLEDNSMDEVIARYNDLVLQRDRLVAASSTTSPAVLKLENTLGSLRSNILGMISNLQTSLEIQRRDLSDRERNAVAKFSSMPTKERQMLEIQRQQSIKQELYLFLLNKREENALSQAMADDNIRVVDPAVANLTPTSPQRMKIVMLAILIGLLIPGVILIARLFLDTKIRTRKEIEENIDVPFLAEIPLNGTLRGIVFKQGKHKQGHDDPSPFVYDPTSHTVFTEAMRMLCTNLSFLDSGKKAPFVIATTSYSSSSGKTFITANMASCLADAQKRVILVDTDMRKRSLSGVFALKHKTKGLSNYLYDLDLTLDDILFKDVKSGIDFIPAGAVPPNPTELLGRPRLEELIEALRQKYDYILLDGVPIQMLADPIVLNRVVDINLFILRSGQLDRRILPQLDELNDKHHLHNMAIVFNGPQIKKRRGYGFGSYGYGYGYGYGYGYGYGYGYGDEPKKKRFLGIFKRK, encoded by the coding sequence ATGAAAACAGCACCTAGAAAAGTAACCCGTAACGAACAGGTCAACCTGGTCGACCTGTTCTACTACCTGATCGGCAACTGGTATTGGTTCCTCCTGTGCGTCCTCCTCGCCCTGGGGGTCGCCTATTACCGCTACTCCCGGATGCCGTTCGTATACAGCAGCGGCGTGACCGCCATCATCAAGAATCCGGGCGACGAACTCCGCACCGCCCGGCTCGAGACCTACGACCAGATGATCAACAAGGTCTCCGTCACGAACGAGCAGCTCCAGCTCCGTTCCCTGACGATCATGACCGAGGTCGTCAAGGCCCTGGACGCTGACGTCAACTACCTGGACCGCATCAAGTTCCGTGACGTCGAACTCTACACCTCCCAGTCTCCGGTCCGCATGGCGTTCAACCGCGAGAAGAGCGATCCCGGCTCGGTCAGCGTGACCGTGATCCCGGAAGATGCCGGTCACATCCGGCTCCAGACTTCCGCCGGCTCCCAGCTCGTGGCGCTGGGCGACACCGTCGCCCTCGGCCGCGGCAAGGTCGTCTTCCTCCCCACGGCCCGCTACTCGCCGGACCAGTACGGCCAGTCCATCCGGATCCAGAAGATTCCGGTCAACTGGGCCGCCCAGGCGTACATCTCCCGCCTGTCGATCGCGCACGACAAGCAGATCCTCACGCTGGTCGAGCAGGATTACAACGCGCAGCGTGCCGCCGACATCATCAACATGCTCGTGGTCAAGTACAACGAGGCGGCCATCCGCGAGAAGAACCGCGTCGCCGTACACACCGAGGACTTCATCAATGAGCGCCTGGCGATCATCGAGGAGGAGCTGGGCGGCGTCGAAGGCGAACTCGCCCGCTTCAAGAGTTCCAACAAGATCATGGACGTGGACTACACGGCCAACATGTATCTGGGCGACAGCCGCGGCTACAACGCCGAAATCGTGGCGGTGGAGACCAAGCTGGCCCTGTCCAACTACCTCAAGGACCACGTCGTGAGCGGCGCCGAATCCTACCGCCTGATTCCGGGCAACATGGGCTTGGAAGACAACTCGATGGACGAGGTGATCGCCCGCTACAACGACCTCGTGCTGCAGCGCGACCGCCTGGTCGCGGCCAGCAGCACGACCAGCCCGGCCGTCCTGAAGCTGGAGAACACGCTCGGCTCGCTGCGCTCCAACATCCTGGGCATGATCTCGAACCTGCAGACGAGCCTGGAAATCCAGCGCCGCGACCTCTCCGACCGCGAGCGCAACGCCGTCGCGAAATTCTCTTCGATGCCGACCAAGGAGCGCCAGATGCTCGAGATCCAGCGCCAGCAGTCCATCAAGCAGGAGCTCTACCTCTTCCTCCTCAACAAACGGGAAGAGAACGCCCTCTCGCAGGCCATGGCGGACGACAACATCCGCGTCGTCGACCCGGCCGTCGCCAACCTGACGCCGACCTCGCCGCAGCGCATGAAGATCGTCATGCTCGCCATCCTCATCGGCCTGCTCATCCCGGGCGTCATCCTGATCGCGCGCCTGTTCCTGGACACCAAGATCCGTACGCGCAAGGAGATCGAGGAGAACATCGACGTGCCTTTCCTCGCAGAAATCCCGCTCAACGGCACCCTGCGCGGCATCGTCTTCAAGCAGGGCAAGCACAAGCAGGGACACGACGACCCGTCGCCGTTCGTCTACGACCCGACCTCGCACACGGTCTTCACCGAGGCCATGCGCATGCTCTGTACGAACCTCAGCTTCCTGGATTCGGGCAAGAAGGCGCCGTTCGTCATCGCGACGACGTCCTATTCCTCCTCCTCCGGCAAGACGTTCATCACCGCCAACATGGCGTCCTGCCTGGCCGACGCGCAGAAGCGCGTCATCCTGGTCGACACCGACATGCGCAAGCGCTCCCTGTCGGGCGTGTTCGCGCTGAAGCACAAGACCAAGGGCCTGTCGAACTACCTGTATGACCTTGACCTGACGCTTGACGACATCCTCTTCAAAGATGTCAAGTCCGGCATCGACTTCATCCCCGCCGGCGCCGTCCCGCCCAACCCGACCGAACTGCTGGGCCGCCCGCGCCTCGAGGAACTCATCGAGGCCCTGCGCCAGAAGTATGACTACATCCTGCTTGACGGCGTGCCTATCCAGATGCTGGCCGACCCGATCGTGCTGAACCGCGTGGTGGACATCAACCTGTTCATCCTCCGCAGCGGCCAGCTCGACCGCCGTATCCTCCCGCAGCTGGACGAGCTCAACGACAAGCACCATCTGCACAACATGGCCATCGTCTTCAACGGGCCGCAGATCAAGAAGCGCCGCGGCTACGGCTTCGGCTCCTACGGATACGGATACGGTTATGGCTACGGCTATGGCTACGGATACGGCTACGGTTATGGAGACGAGCCCAAGAAGAAACGCTTCCTGGGAATCTTTAAACGCAAATAG
- a CDS encoding polysaccharide export outer membrane protein, with protein sequence MNKKIKPLLLAAGVLLTACSTPNKLGFLRDLEYNIPFEAAPAPELTLKVDDRITIQVFSDEPALAAPFNAISVTEAETADLLTITYGVDVRGDIDFPVLGSLHVEGLTLKQVQDEIARQIRERGYIKDPVVKAELVNFTITVIGEMGSLLLPVESNSINIFQVLAQVESINTEKSKIPDVMVVRTENGKREAFSVNLQSKDIYSSPVFYLQQNDMVYVQPRGLRLSSGGDAFVQIFAPVVSAIASVAYILIWTAR encoded by the coding sequence ATGAACAAAAAGATTAAACCGTTGCTGCTGGCAGCCGGAGTGCTGCTGACAGCCTGCTCCACGCCCAACAAGCTGGGGTTCCTCCGCGATCTGGAGTACAACATCCCTTTCGAGGCGGCTCCCGCCCCGGAACTGACACTCAAGGTCGATGACCGCATCACCATCCAGGTGTTCAGCGACGAACCCGCCCTGGCCGCGCCTTTCAATGCGATCAGCGTGACCGAAGCGGAAACGGCCGACCTGCTGACCATCACCTACGGGGTGGATGTCCGCGGTGACATCGATTTCCCGGTCTTGGGTTCGCTTCACGTCGAAGGCCTGACCCTCAAGCAGGTCCAGGACGAGATTGCCCGGCAGATCCGGGAACGGGGTTATATCAAGGATCCCGTGGTCAAGGCGGAGCTGGTCAACTTCACCATCACGGTCATCGGTGAGATGGGCTCCCTCCTGCTCCCGGTCGAAAGCAACAGCATCAACATTTTCCAGGTGCTGGCCCAGGTCGAGAGCATCAACACGGAGAAGTCCAAGATTCCCGACGTCATGGTCGTCCGCACCGAAAACGGCAAGCGGGAGGCCTTCTCGGTGAACCTGCAGAGCAAGGACATCTACAGTTCTCCCGTATTCTATCTCCAGCAGAACGACATGGTGTACGTACAGCCGCGCGGACTGAGGCTCTCCAGCGGCGGCGATGCCTTCGTGCAGATCTTCGCCCCGGTCGTCTCCGCCATCGCCTCTGTTGCATATATCCTGATCTGGACAGCCCGATAG